A genomic segment from Flavobacterium litorale encodes:
- a CDS encoding PLP-dependent cysteine synthase family protein, with protein MKEEIKAYNNVLELIGNTPLIKVDKITEGLEGRFFAKVEAFNPGHSTKDRIALYIIEEAERRGIIKPGDTIIETTSGNTGFSVAMVSIIKGYDCVLAVSSKSSKDKIDMLRAMGAKVYVCPAHVSADDPRSYYNVAKRIHEETKGSVYINQYFNDLNIDAHYNTTGPEIWEQTNGKITHLVACSGTGGTISGTARYLKEKNPDIKILGVDAYGSVLKKYHETKEFDNKEIYPYRIEGLGKNLIPTATDFDVIDKFIKVSDEDSAHAARYIVKTEGLFVGYTSGAVLQAVRQYAEEGEFDENSNVILIFPDHGSRYMSKVFSDDWMSEQGFFDSVNIEEAQKIEFIK; from the coding sequence ATGAAAGAAGAAATAAAAGCCTATAATAATGTGTTGGAATTAATTGGTAACACCCCACTGATTAAAGTCGATAAGATTACAGAAGGATTAGAAGGCCGTTTTTTTGCTAAAGTAGAAGCTTTTAATCCGGGTCATTCCACTAAAGATAGAATTGCATTATACATTATTGAAGAAGCCGAAAGAAGAGGCATTATCAAACCAGGAGATACCATTATAGAAACTACTTCGGGTAATACTGGTTTTAGTGTAGCAATGGTTAGCATTATAAAAGGATATGACTGCGTATTGGCAGTAAGCTCTAAATCATCGAAAGATAAGATAGATATGCTACGGGCTATGGGGGCAAAAGTGTATGTCTGCCCAGCACACGTATCGGCAGATGACCCTCGCTCGTATTATAATGTTGCCAAAAGAATTCACGAAGAAACTAAGGGCTCTGTATACATAAATCAGTATTTTAACGATTTAAACATCGATGCTCATTATAACACTACTGGCCCAGAAATATGGGAGCAAACTAACGGTAAAATAACGCACCTTGTTGCCTGTAGTGGTACAGGAGGTACAATATCGGGTACAGCACGTTATTTAAAAGAGAAAAACCCCGATATTAAAATATTAGGTGTTGATGCTTATGGCTCGGTACTTAAAAAATACCATGAAACGAAAGAGTTTGACAACAAAGAAATTTACCCTTATAGGATAGAAGGTTTAGGGAAGAACCTGATACCTACGGCTACAGATTTTGATGTTATTGATAAGTTTATAAAAGTATCTGACGAGGATAGTGCACACGCTGCACGTTACATTGTAAAAACTGAAGGCTTATTTGTTGGTTATACAAGTGGTGCTGTTTTACAGGCGGTAAGACAATATGCTGAAGAAGGTGAGTTTGACGAAAACAGTAATGTAATACTAATATTTCCAGATCATGGATCGCGCTACATGAGTAAAGTGTTTAGCGATGATTGGATGAGCGAACAAGGCTTTTTTGATAGTGTAAACATTGAAGAAGCACAAAAAATTGAATTTATAAAATAA
- a CDS encoding S9 family peptidase, whose amino-acid sequence MKKLLLLSSVCLIFACNQENKQTQMTENLTPPTATIKAKELEKHGDVRIDNYYWLNERENPEVIDYLNQENEYYEKMTEHTKAFREDLFEEMKSRIKEDDSSVPYYYNGYYYITRFEKGKNYPIYSRKKGSIDAKEEIMFDCNQMAEGHSYFQLGGINVSEDNKWVAFGVDTVSRRQYTIQVKNLETNEIQPVKIENATGGSTWAGDNKTLFYTRKDPVTLRSATIYKHELGTSADNDTVVYNEDDETFSTFVYKEKSKKYIVIGSSSTLTTEYRTVDAKKPNDKFKVFQPRTRGLEYSISHYGNTFYIVTNKDGATNFKLMETPENKTGMDNWKEVIPHRKDVLLEDIEIFKDYLVISERSNGLNKIRIRPWEGEEYYLPFDSETYTANVSRNPDFDTNILRYGYQSLATPSSVIDFNMETQEKIVRKEQEVLGGKFDKDNYVEERVWATANDGTKVPISMVYRKGIEKDGNNPLLLYAYGSYGASMDPYFSSVRLSLLDRGFIYAIAHIRGGEDLGREWYEDGKLLKKKNTFTDFIDCSEFVIAEGYTSKDHLYAEGGSAGGLLMGAVVNMAPQLYNGVIASVPFVDVVTTMLDDSIPLTTGEYDEWGNPNEKEYYEYMKSYSPYDNVTEQDYPNMLVTTGLHDSQVQYWEPAKWVAKLRTHKTDNNVLYLDTNMEAGHGGASGRFEALKEVAKEYSFLLDLEGIKK is encoded by the coding sequence ATGAAAAAACTATTACTTTTGAGTTCTGTTTGTCTTATTTTTGCCTGCAATCAGGAAAATAAACAAACCCAAATGACCGAAAACCTAACGCCTCCTACGGCTACCATTAAAGCTAAAGAACTTGAAAAACACGGCGACGTGCGTATTGATAATTACTATTGGCTTAATGAAAGGGAAAATCCAGAAGTAATAGATTACTTAAACCAAGAGAATGAGTATTACGAAAAGATGACTGAACACACCAAGGCGTTTAGAGAAGATCTTTTTGAGGAAATGAAGAGCCGTATTAAAGAGGACGATTCATCGGTACCGTACTACTACAACGGTTATTATTATATTACCCGATTTGAGAAAGGAAAAAATTACCCAATTTACTCTCGTAAAAAAGGTAGCATTGACGCTAAAGAGGAAATAATGTTCGATTGCAACCAAATGGCAGAAGGGCATTCGTACTTCCAGTTGGGTGGTATTAATGTTAGCGAAGATAATAAATGGGTAGCTTTTGGTGTAGATACCGTTTCGCGTAGGCAATATACCATACAGGTAAAAAACCTAGAAACCAACGAAATACAACCTGTTAAGATAGAAAATGCCACAGGAGGGTCTACATGGGCTGGAGATAATAAAACGTTATTCTATACCCGTAAAGATCCTGTAACACTACGCTCGGCAACAATTTACAAGCACGAATTAGGTACATCTGCCGATAATGATACGGTAGTATATAATGAGGATGACGAAACCTTCTCGACATTCGTATACAAAGAAAAATCCAAAAAATACATTGTAATAGGTTCATCAAGTACATTAACAACGGAGTACAGAACTGTTGATGCTAAAAAACCTAATGATAAGTTTAAAGTATTTCAGCCCCGCACACGTGGTTTGGAATATAGCATATCGCACTACGGTAATACGTTTTATATAGTTACCAATAAAGATGGAGCTACCAACTTTAAACTAATGGAAACGCCCGAAAACAAAACAGGCATGGACAATTGGAAGGAAGTTATACCACACCGTAAAGACGTATTGCTTGAGGATATTGAAATTTTTAAAGATTATTTAGTAATCTCAGAACGCTCCAATGGTTTAAATAAAATACGTATTCGCCCATGGGAAGGCGAGGAGTATTATTTGCCGTTTGATAGCGAAACCTATACGGCAAACGTTTCCCGAAACCCTGATTTCGATACCAATATATTACGTTATGGGTACCAATCGTTAGCTACACCCTCTTCAGTTATCGATTTTAATATGGAAACCCAAGAGAAAATAGTTAGAAAAGAACAGGAGGTATTGGGTGGTAAGTTTGATAAAGACAATTATGTAGAAGAACGTGTTTGGGCTACTGCCAATGATGGTACTAAAGTGCCAATATCTATGGTATACCGTAAAGGAATTGAAAAAGATGGTAATAACCCGCTACTACTATACGCTTATGGTTCGTACGGTGCATCAATGGATCCGTATTTCTCTTCGGTACGATTAAGTTTGCTCGACAGAGGATTTATTTACGCTATAGCTCATATACGTGGAGGCGAAGATTTAGGGCGTGAATGGTACGAAGACGGGAAGCTACTAAAAAAGAAAAACACCTTTACTGATTTTATTGATTGTTCTGAATTTGTAATTGCCGAAGGCTATACCTCTAAAGACCATTTGTATGCCGAAGGAGGCTCTGCGGGTGGATTGCTTATGGGAGCAGTAGTAAACATGGCGCCGCAATTGTATAATGGTGTTATAGCATCGGTACCTTTTGTAGATGTCGTTACTACCATGCTAGACGATAGTATACCCCTTACTACGGGTGAGTACGACGAGTGGGGTAACCCAAATGAGAAAGAATATTACGAGTACATGAAATCGTATTCGCCTTATGATAATGTAACTGAGCAAGATTATCCCAACATGCTTGTTACTACGGGGCTGCACGACTCGCAAGTACAGTATTGGGAACCAGCAAAATGGGTAGCAAAATTACGAACGCATAAAACAGATAATAATGTTTTATATCTTGATACAAATATGGAAGCTGGACACGGTGGTGCATCGGGCAGATTTGAGGCTTTAAAGGAAGTAGCTAAAGAGTACAGTTTTTTGTTAGATTTGGAAGGAATTAAAAAGTAA